Below is a window of Edaphobacter dinghuensis DNA.
AAGTGTGGCGATCGTTTGTTCGACCACGAGAGCCTGGTCAGGCAAGTCAGGCACAACCCCTTGGATGACCATGAGGGTGGCGAGGCCGAAGATCGTGTACCACCAGGTGTGGGCTACCACGATGTCATTCTTGCTTGGCAATCCTTCAGCCCTGGCAACATCGAAAAAGAACTGTACGAAACGTTGGAACAACGGCCTGCCAATGTCGTCGATATATTGTCCGGCGCGGATGCCGTTGCGGTTCTCGGGCCCGAAGAAGACGTTGCGAAATTGCTGCGGATGGGTCGTGCAGAACTGAATCAGGCCACGTGAAGTCGCAAAGAGGCGCTCTTTCGGGGCAGAATGTTTAGCGATAATCGCGTCGAAGTTCTGAATCAGCAGCCCGATCGTCTCGCTGCTCAATTCGGCAAGAATATGCCATTTGTCGGGGAAATGCTGATAGATCACGGCGTGCGTATAGCCGATCTCTTTAGCGATCTCGCGAAGCGTCACGGCTTCGTAGCCGCGATCGGCAAACATTTTGCTTGCAGCCGCTAGGATTTCGGCCCGCAACCTCTCTTTGCGCTCTACCCGGCGACTTGGCGATGTGGTCGTCACTTCAACAGCCTAATCCTTTTTGACGATTTTTTCGACCGATCGTTGATTTATGACCATTGGTAAATAAACCGATGATTATTTTGTAACCAATGGTTACTATGAGCCTCTAATCCTCAGGTCGCTTATTTGCGATGGGCGGCCGAATACGAGGCAAAAGGGGAAACGGGCATGTATTTAGTCATGGGCATTACCGGAAAAGTCGGGGGCGCGACCGCGCGGCATCTGCTGAAGCAAGGCAAACAGGTGCGAGCACTTGTGCGCCATCACGCGAAAGCGGCGAAGTGGGCAGACCGAGGTGTGGAGTTGATGGATGGAGACTGGAACGATGCGACAGCCATAGCGACGGCGCTCAAAGGGGTTGAGGGCGTGTTTGTGATGCTGCCGGCTGTGTGGGCGCCCTCGCCTGATTACAGAGAAGCAAAGGGCGTGATTGCGAACTATGTCGAGGCATTGACTAGGGTAGTGCCACCGCGGGTGGTTGCGCTCTCGTCGATGGGCGCGAATAGAACAAGCGGGGTGGGCAATGTCACGGCCTTATCCCTCTTGGAGCAAGGTCTTCGCAGCTTGCCATCTTTGGTCGCATTTGTGCGCGCAGGCGGCTTCTTTGAAAACTTTCTTTATGGCTTGCAGGCCGCACAGGGCGGAACACTACCGGTCTTCTACAACCCTACAAACCGTAGATCGACAATGGTTGCGTCAGAGGACATCGGTGCAGAGGCGGCAACGCTTCTGACCGGGCCGGCGTGGTCGGGGCATCGCGTCATCGAGCTGGGCTCGATGGTAAGCGCGGATGAAGTGGCCGCACAATTGGGTGAAGTCCTTGCACTCGACGTAAAAGCCTTTGCGATTCCGCGTGCAGGGTGGGCGGAAGCGTTCGAGCAGTTCGGCATTCCGAAGGGCCACACTGGGCCTGCCGAAGAAATGTTTGAGGCCGTGAACGCGGGATGGATGGATCTCGGAGCCGAGGGGACGGAACACGTAGCGGGTACGACGTCCGCACGTGATATGTTCGCGGCCGCACAGAACGCCGTGAAGGCGTAAGTCCGGGCAAGCTAACTATCTTGTTTCATTAGAAACTGCGGCGCTAACGTCAAAAAGATTGAGTTCAAACATGAAAGTTCTTGTTTGGGTGCAATGGGCGGAACCGGACGGCTGATCGTCCGGCTCCGCGCTGGCGAAAGGCCATCCCATTGTGATCGCAAGAAGAGGATCCTTTTACTATGAAAGCTGAACAAACAATAGATATATCCGTGCAGACAGGTCGAGCAACTCAAATAGTCGCGATGGTAATAACCGGCCTTGTCGCCTTCATCTGGATGTACTTCGGAAGGTTATATCTAATTCACGATCCTGGCGAATGGAGAATCGCCCATCATCAGCTCGGATACCCGATCTATATCATCCCTCTGATTGGCGTGACCCACATCCTTGGTGGTGTGGGCCTTCTGATTCCCAATGTGCCTCGATTGACGGAGTGGGTTTATGCTGGTCTCGCAATCAACCTTTTACTTGGTTCTATTCACAACTGCATGGCGATGGCAGTACCTGGGATAAATTTGATCCGATTTTCGTCATGGCGTTCATCTTTGCTTCGTATGTTCTAAGACGCTGCATGCGCGCAAACAAGTGGTCGATATGAAGAACATGCTGCCCAGAGGGACGAGCGTCCGGAATGTTCAAAATAGTTTACTGGAACTTCACATCCAGCAAATTTGCATTTCCAGCCAGATAAACTTTTGGGCAGACCGTTTGCTGTAGGCAAGAGCCTGATTGGCGGTATGATTACAGCTCACAAGCAGAGGTCAGGCACTCATGTCAGGGGTCGACCCATCTCGAAGGCAGCTGAATCGCGAGACGAAGTTGCATCAATTAATAGGGATGTGTACGACGCGATCTTTATTGC
It encodes the following:
- a CDS encoding TetR/AcrR family transcriptional regulator is translated as MTTTSPSRRVERKERLRAEILAAASKMFADRGYEAVTLREIAKEIGYTHAVIYQHFPDKWHILAELSSETIGLLIQNFDAIIAKHSAPKERLFATSRGLIQFCTTHPQQFRNVFFGPENRNGIRAGQYIDDIGRPLFQRFVQFFFDVARAEGLPSKNDIVVAHTWWYTIFGLATLMVIQGVVPDLPDQALVVEQTIATLWAGVQAVPRLPKSAIPKQSGLSHASKQ
- a CDS encoding NmrA family NAD(P)-binding protein, whose amino-acid sequence is MYLVMGITGKVGGATARHLLKQGKQVRALVRHHAKAAKWADRGVELMDGDWNDATAIATALKGVEGVFVMLPAVWAPSPDYREAKGVIANYVEALTRVVPPRVVALSSMGANRTSGVGNVTALSLLEQGLRSLPSLVAFVRAGGFFENFLYGLQAAQGGTLPVFYNPTNRRSTMVASEDIGAEAATLLTGPAWSGHRVIELGSMVSADEVAAQLGEVLALDVKAFAIPRAGWAEAFEQFGIPKGHTGPAEEMFEAVNAGWMDLGAEGTEHVAGTTSARDMFAAAQNAVKA
- a CDS encoding DoxX family protein, whose amino-acid sequence is MKAEQTIDISVQTGRATQIVAMVITGLVAFIWMYFGRLYLIHDPGEWRIAHHQLGYPIYIIPLIGVTHILGGVGLLIPNVPRLTEWVYAGLAINLLLGSIHNCMAMAVPGINLIRFSSWRSSLLRMF